TAAATCATGGAACTTGCTATCTTAGAGATGAACTTAGATAATGTTTCTCCTCttgttatattttctttcttttcttccagattAGACATGAAGTGAATTACCAGAACGTCGTGCACAAGCTCTGCAGTGATGCCTGCTTCTCCAAGTTCCGCTCAGCTAATAACTTGACCATGAACTGTTGTGAGAATTGTGGAGGCTACTGCTACAGTGGGTCTGGCCAATGTCACATGCTTCAAATAGAGGGACAGTCAAAAAAGTTTTGCAGTTCAACGTGTGTGACAGCGTACAAGCAGGTATATTTTGACGCAATAATAAAAGTACACCTTAGGTTAGATTTTGGGTGTTTTAAGAAATAGGTTTTGGTTTATTAGGTGATTATTTCAGTTGCAAACTTGGTCTGAGATACTCgttttgctgcttgctgcttAATTTTTGCCCAGATACATTGCTCTGTTTCCCTTACCACTGAAAAGGCTACCAGAGTACTCCAGTGTGAGAGAAGATACAGTGGGACCACTCAGCAACACCTGACTGTGACACATTTAGGCCAGCCTCTCAGGAGATGACCATCATCTGACAAAGCACACAAACCTCATGAGCAAAGCTCTTTTGGGATGTTCGTTGAGATGCTCTCTGAATATTCTCTGTGCTGTACTACAGGAGTGTAGTTTCTCATGAGCTGCCTGAGGATCCTTAAAAACTAAGAGTAATTTAACTGTAGGGTATCTCGCTCTATGACAGATCCTTCTTGACGCTGAAGAAGAGATTATTTCCAAAAATTCCAGCTTTCTAAATATGTTGTCTCAGACATGCACCACAACCTTATGTGGGTACGTTAAATAATAGTAAGATATGAGAGGACACTTCATTTTTGACTCATTTCAGCTATTAAAATTGTGGCATTTGAACGAAGTGGATAGGAAACGTAATAATTAGTTGATCATTTTGATGTTcgtttttaaatttttaatattataattttgattttaatggTGCCTCGTAAAGAACTGAGCAGTTGAAAGAACCTTTATTGTGAtagcttgtttatttttgactGACTTGTTTTAATGCAattacattaggaaaaaattgccTTTTGATAAGATGGTGTAACTGTACATTCTGTGACTTGACTCTGCTGCCCCATTATTCAGGGCACTTAGGCCAAGAAGGGCgtagtgaattaaaaaaaaatctgataaaaatTTTTCATCCAGAAAACTACCTACAACATTAGTTGTCCTCTGAAGCAAATATAGAAATtaagctggaaaggagagggatttcttgctgcttttgcGTGTCACATCAAAACCCCATATATGTTAGTCTTCTTGGGAATCCAGTGCGTTCAGAGCCTATTAGAATAAGTGTAATctattttttattgattttttctttaaacagcaTTCAACTCAATTGTCAGATACATTCCAATCATTTCTgggattttgtgtttttttaaaatcctttagAAATTTATACCCTGTTCTATCCTTCTGTGAAGGACTGAAATAGCTGTTTATAGAACAAAGTGCATTTTTAAGGCTGTAATAGAGAAACAATCTAGTGCAATAGATCTCAAAGCTTTTTCCAcacttaaaatcttaaaaacCTTTCAGTGgtgtaaacacagaaaaaatgtttgtaaaagGTAAGCTGCATTTTGTCTCTTCTTAAAAGTACTCTGTAGACCACAGATTGAAAACTGTGATTATTATAAGATATATCTGTTCCCCGTTCTGCCACCAAATGTGTCTTCAAGGAACCTGcttatctgtgttttttgttttctcatctgcTCAGCAGTAATATCACTTACATACATAGCTGATATGTTAAGTCACAAGCAAAATGTtgcttttcagtgaaaatgttgAAGGTTGATACTTCCTCTTACAACACGCATTGTATTTTGTACTTGGAGGCCTTTGTCTTAACAGCCTTGGTACTGCTCAAACTGGCCTGCACAAGTAGCACTTACCCTGAATGTCCACATCTCAGATGATCAAAGTGTAAATATAACAACCAGAACTCAAATAAGTGTATTTGCATCAAAAATAATACGGCTGTAACTTAAGTGCTGTTGCAAGTATGCTAGCTCTCATTTTTATAGACATTTTTTGGGTTCATGATTAATTTCCtggttaataaaaataataaacttcaAATGAATGACCAACTTTACTGTTTCCACAGAAGTCGGCTAAAATTACACCTTGCACACTGTGTAAATCTTTGAGATCTTCGGCCGAGATGATAGAGAGCACAAATAACTTAGGAAAAACTGAACTGTTTTGCTCTATTAACTGCTTGTCAGCATACAGAGTGAAAATGGTTACTTCTGCAGGTAACTTTATTCTTTTACTCTAGAAGCATAATGTCACATAGCTTGTATCCAAACTTAATTTGTCTTGAAAGTAAGGCTTATATTCTTTTTGGGGGTATGGAAAgtggtgttgttgtttttttgtttgtttgtttaagggAAGGTGCTGAGATGGAAACATAAGGACTTGCTAACATAGATAAACCTAACAGTGACAGTGTAGCcattttagctttgtttttataGCACTTAAACATGACAATAAACCTTAATCTATTTTCTGCTCTTGTAAGTGAAGCTGGGGGGTTTACCAGCTAGATAAATCCACTTGTGTGGGCATAAGCCATACCATCACTGTGACTCTTCTGCCCCCGTTCTCCAGGGTGATTAGCTTAGCTATCTCTGCCTAATTTTGCTTTGAGCTAGGCAAACATATTCTCAgctgtttttcttgtaaaatagaaaaatgcgTACTGACATTCTAGGGATACTGAGAGATTAATGAAAGGATCTGGTAAGCAAcaggcactgcagctgcagtgcctgcTTCTGAATCTGAAGAAACGTTGTCTTGTGCTTCTGTGTGTACCTCAACTTGTCATTCAGAATCTCTGTTTTTGTATGCACAGTGCAAAATTATCTGCAATATGACTCAGTGTTGCATAAAccactttttcttctctgtttcacTCTCAGGTGTTCAAGTTCAGTGCAACAGCTGTAAAACTTCAGCAAACCCTCAGTATCACTTGGCTATGTCAGATGGGAGCATACGCAATTTTTGCAGCTACAGTTGTGTAGTAGCTTTTCAGGTGTGACATTTAGGATTTCTTCTTAGCTTAATAGAATCATAAATCGGTGGTATAAGTATCTGGGATGCTGGGTAAAATAGGTAATACTGTAAAATAAggtttctttctccctttgctTTCCTGCAGAATTTGTTCAACAAGCCTGCAGGGATGAACTCCTCAGTTGTACCCCTATCGCAAGGTCAAGTCATTGTAAGCATTCCGTCGGGGGCAACAGTATCAGCAGGTGGCACCACCTCCACTGTGTCTCCCAGCTCCGTGAGCagttcagctgcagctggtCTACAGAGGCTGGCTGCCCAGTCCCAGCAAGTCACTTTTGCCCGCACTGTTGTAAAACTCAGGTGTCAGCACTGTAACAGGTTGTTTGCAACCAAACCAGAACTGCTTGACTACAAGGTAATGAAGACTAGGGCTTTTCAAGCTCATCTTTCTCGGTCAGAAACACAAGAAATTGTAATTTTTGTGCTGTGGTCTGTTAGTACTGCTCTACTGCTTGCTGTAACCCGCTACAGAGGAATTTGGTACTGATTTTGGTATCATTTAACCGTTATCAAAATGAATATTGATATTTACACTTTGAtcttaaaaaatagaaacaaaataaagaaccACCACACCATTGCTTGGCTAGATAAGCACATTACTGATTCTGGTCCAAGAGGTGATTCTTATAATTCCTGGAGAAAGCACATCAGTGAGGGCCTTCTACAGAAAATGGTGCTGCCCTTGCTGAAAAACTAAATGAACTTGCCTGCTAGTGCTGTCAATTGTTAATTTTCAAGGGCATAAATATGCTTCTGGGTTTTTATCAACTATTTAAATGTAATATCCAGGTTGTGAAGCACTGAAACATTGAAACCAAAACATTCTGGCTGTGTTGCAGGgtaaaatgtttcagttttgtGGGAAGACCTGCTGTGATGAATATAAGAAGAGGAGCAGTGTAATAGCACTGTGTGAATACTGCAGAATTGAGAAGATTATCAAGGAGACAGTGCGATTCTCAGGCATAGATAAGACATTCTGTAGTGAAGGTAAGAAAGGGTAAGACTGTCTCTCAGATAAACCAAGTCAAAAATGTCTGGtgatactaaaaaaaaacaaatcatttaggtttaaaaatggattttaagtCTGGAAACCTGTAACTTCATTCAGACTTTGTTTTAATGGTATGTTTCAACCAATTATTACATACATAACTGAATTTCAGAACTAGAAATGACCAACAAATATCATTTTGATACTGAAggctgcttttgttgttttgctggtTTTTCTTCTAGGTTGTAAACTGCTCTATAAACATGACTTGGGGAAACGCTGGGGAACCCACTGTAAAATGTGCAGTTACTGTTTACAGACTTCCCCCAAACTGGTCCAGAATCACTTTGGGGGGAAAATGGAAGATTTCTGCTCAGAGGAGTGCATGTCTAAAttcacagttttgttttacCAGGTAAGTAATATTCTCACGTAGCATCCTCTGGAATATAAAATTGTTGGCAAAAGAATCTTTGAACGTTAGGAGCTGTGTGAACTGCCTCTGGTTGACCTGTATGTCCATGAAACATGCATATGTTACATACATGTGAGAGATGAGTGAATCCTTCTTAACTTCTGAGTACCAGTTTCCTATATAAAGAAAACCTAATAttgtttgtggaaaaaaaaaaaaaaacactcagtgTTCTGCTGCTTTGTGTTATGCTATGAAAATGATGCACTCTTACAGATTTCTTTACCCTATTTATTTGCTGAGCAGGATATGAAGAGGTCTGTATGCAGATGCTCTTTGTTGCTCTTTACATGTGTTTgatttctccctccctctgttTTCCTAGATGGCAAAGTGTGATGGTTGTAAGAGGCAAGGTAAACTCAGTGAGTCCATGAAATGGCAAGGGGAGATCAAGCATTTTTGCAATCTGCTTTGTATTCTGATGTTCTGTAATCAGCAAAATGCTTCTGACCCTCCACCCCCAAACAACACAGGTAAAACAGGATGTGAACGGTATTACCTCTTGGTGTGTGTGAAAGTGATAGGAGTATTTATTTAGAAACTCAATTCACTGAAATTTTTAAGAGACATCCTCTACTGGGGTACATACCTGTTGTTGTTGAACAGGCTCAGTTTTAGGTATCTCGCTTTCTTCAAGTTCGCTTTCAAACTTCCACAGATATTAAATGAGATTGCCCATAAAGAAAACCTATGCTTTGATTTTCAAGATGAAGTATAAGGACTAACTTTTCAATCACTTTCCACACCTTTGTAAAACTGAGCTCCAGGCATCTCTCTGAACGGGAGGCTGCCAGGATAATAAAGTGCCTCAGAACACTATTTTTGATGAAATGTGATTATGGTGCTTTCACATGGAAAGAACCTGAGAATTCCTCTACCTGAGAGTCTCATAAAAATCACCTCATTCATTATGTGTTAGGATCTTGGCTGTGTCCTATACTACGGATGTATGGTGCTGAGCACAGTGAGGCATCCAGTTCTGTTGTCTCATGAGTGCTGCTGTAATACACATACTATTAAAGATAGAAATCCACTTTCATGCTGTGATGAacttctgaaatgtttcagtGACTGGAAAACAGCTTAAGTTTGCTTATGGAGCCAAGTCCTATTTAAACTGAAAACCTGCAGTTTGGCAGCTATGTACACTTCTCATAAAGCAGGCTTTTTCATCTGGAGATAAAGTTGGAGGGTGGGTATTGTTTCTAAAATGCTGCTTTGCAAATTATGTGATTGCttattttagttttcttctgtttattcttCCCAGCAAACCTTTCTATGGCACCAGCTTCCTCGTCAGGCCCACCTTCTTTGAGGAAGGACTCAACCCCTGTCATAGCAAATGTGGTGTCCCTTGCAAGTACCCCTGCTGCCCAGCCTACGGTTAACTCCAACAATGTTTTACAGGGTAGGACTACTGAAtgtgatttctctatttttaaatcTCTATTCCTGGATGTTTATAGTTGTTCAGGGATCTTTTCCACTGAGGACAACAGCCACTTCTTCATTATGCTTCACATCGATACAGAAGGTTGTGGTTTTGTCCTTCCTTTCCCTACGTATAATTAAGGACTtaaatttatttacatataCTGGGGAATAAGGCTTAAGGGGAATTCTTTTTCTTGACCTTGGCAGAGTATACATTGTGGTCCTTGATGATAAGTACACAAGCTAATCCTTCATGGTTTTCTTCTTCACAGGTGCAGTCCCTACTGTGACAGCAAAAATAATAGGAGATGTAAGTTTTACAAGAGACTCTTTTTCTCACTTTCGTCCAGATTGTATCAATAACAAGTAAAGTATCCAATAATTTAGCACCTTAATTTTGTAACTGCTTTTCCTGGTTGTGATTGAGATTTAAAATTTATCCAATTtgcagatgtatttttttttaaatggataaGACTTGTATGCTATAAAAGTCTTCTTGTGTCCATTGACAGAATGATTTGATGTTTTAAGACACAGGTTGTCAAACTGTGGCTCTTCAGATGACTAGCTCTCGAGCAATGTGCTTGAGGCTACCTTTTGTGGCCAGAAGTGGGATGTGATGCCACAGGAAGGGCTGCCACAAGCAGAAGGGAACCAGCatgggctgctggggctgacaTTACCAAGCTCTTGCAGCTTAGCTGTTCTTCCCCACTCCCTGTCAGTGTGGTAGTGGAGCTATGGGGAACCCTTGTCACTTCTTATCTGTGAATAACTCCTAGAGTTCCAATTCTTGAGAGATTTTGCAACTCTTTTggaatatataatattttttttttatatagctCTTTGTTTCTGGGAGATGGACACCCTTACTTTTAGCTGAAAAGTCATTTATGCTTAGAGTATGCATTTCCCCTAATGAAACTGATCCTGTTACATGAATGCACAACTGAAAATTACAGTTTGCAGGACATGAAATTAGTACAAGCATGAGTAGTCAGTCTGTGTATAATCAGGAGGTGACACTGATATTGCCAGCATTTGTGTTCAtcttttatttgtattctttttcagtGGATTTGCATAATTTActaagtttttttttgcatatttctaTCACCCAATATTTTAGTCATCAAAAGTATCTTAAGGCTTTTTTAGGTCTTTACCATCAGTAAAATTCTAAGATGAAAAGTTTATAGAGATTATTTGACTACAGAAACCAAACATTCTTGTAGATCTCTTCTCTGCACTgttagcaacaacaacaacaaaaaagctctTTTTACAATAGttttaaatgatcttttttaTCAACAAAGACAGTTTTAAATCGTTTGACCTTTCATCGTAGAGAACAAATATTAATCTTATGAAAATACTAATCTTATGATATCCTACTACAACCAGTGCTGACTCTGCcctcatttatatttttccaaacAGGCTAGTACTCAGACAGATGCCCTAAAACTACCATCATCACAACCACCTAGGCttctaaaaaacaaagcattgtTGTGCAAGCCAATCACACAGACTAAGGCCACGTCGTGCAAACCTcatacacaaaacaaagaatGCCAGACAGGTATGTATTTAATCTCCAACCCATTTTGTACCACTTTGTACAAGTCTGTACTGCAGCTGTGAAAGTAAATGATttatataacaaaaatatttttaaatatgctttaaaaCTTTAAATAGTTTTCAGGTTATTGTATGGTCTTTGCAAGTTGCAGTTTGCCTTACGGATGTAAAATATTTGGTCTTTCAAATTCTGAAAGCTTCATTTGtgatcaaagaatcacagaaccatagaacGGTTTGGGTCGGAAGGGACTTTGCTCAAAGCTctatccaacctggccttgaacacttccggAGATGGGATATCAACAACTTCTCTGAGCagacttgttccagtgcctcatcaccctcataGTGAAGAATTAAATCCTtaaatctaatctaaacctacccgcTTTTAATTTGAAgccattcccctttgtcctatcactataccCCCTGACAAACAGTCCCTCCCCAGTTTTCCTGTAGGTCCCCTTTAGGTACAGGAaagccactgtaaggtctccccggagccttctcttctccaggctgaacaaccccaacccctcagcctctcttcacaggagaggtgctccagccccttggtcatctttgtagccctcctctggacttgctctagtGATGAATCTTGAGATTGGCTTTAACTCATCTTTAGTATTCTGCAGTCATCTTAACTGTGGAGAATGAAGGGTGATGGTTAAGTGATGTGCAAAAGGCTATGGAGggaatttgtttttctcaggaCAGAATTTGTGAGATCTTAGCTCCTCCAGCTCAAGCCACAAGAGCAGACTCATTATCACAAATCGTGTGATGTCTCAAAGATTGTTGCAATTCtcactttgttttaattattagaTACAGATAATAAGAACTTCTGAAATTAATTCACTAGTTCTAAGAGCATTTGATTAGATTTATATTTACCCTAAGATCTCTCTGTGGCCAGGAGAAAACTGAAGCACTTTCAAAGGCTATTATGTAGTCAAGACTGCAATTGAGGAGTGCTTTTGTCATCATTGCCAATGTAGAAGGAGCTCGGAGTGTCGAGTCTTGATGTAAACATCTCAGTGGGAGAGATGAAGCTAAGTGGGaagattgttgttgttttttaatggtaCCTTTGTGTGGTCTTCTAGTTAGTTGCGAGATAATTGCAATAGCACACCATTTACTTGGATGCAGACCTTAGtatttatttcctctctcttcccttccagcATTCATGTATATGGTCAGAGTGCTGTTTATTTCCAAACTCTAGTATTAATACTTGTTACAACAGTGCTAAAGTGAAAGATGACTGAACAGAGATGTGGTACTGTGCCCACTGAGTTACGAGCAGAAGTCACCTGTAGTGAAACTCCAAACAATTAAAATGGACACTCTGAAGTGTACGGGATGGTCATATGGTCaaaccatttttgttttgtttttaacataacagaagaagaagaagaagttcaACCCCAAATCATTGTGGTACCTGTTCCTGTACCAGTGTTTGTGCCAGTACCCCTTCACCTCTACACTCAGTACACACCAGTTCCGCTTGGGATGCCAGTACCTGTAAGTTACACTCACGTTCACTGGAGAACTGGTTTTACAGTCTTGGTTCTGAACAGGGCATAGAGCAGTGCCGTTGAATTTTGTGATTAGTCATTGAAGTGGTATTTGGAGTCCTTGAagccatttctttctttatcacATCATGCTTAATTAAGCATtatcaaacaaaaccaccaattTGTAGGATtattgcagaaaggaaaaaggtcGTCCAGTttggatttatttaaaattatatatagtCCTAAAATATAAGTAAGATTAAATGAGAAGAACTTCCCTTGGTGTTTGTTGTTTCCCTTCATCCCCAAACAAGGTCTAATAATTTCTGCATGTCTGTGTAGGTACCAGTTCCAATGCTTTTCCCAACTACCCTGGATAATGCTGATAAGATCATTGAAACTATTCAAGATATCAAGGATAAGATTCCCACAAATCCATTTGAAGCTGATCTCCTTCAGATGGCAGAAATGATTGcagaagatgaggagaaagaaaaaacacactcTCATGGTGGTATGTggtgtttttaaaaggaaactaaATGTGATGGATGTCCTCTCATCacgaaaaacagagaaatagatGTAGAGACTGGCTGCTTCCCAAGTGTTCATGCCATGTTGCATGGTCCTGTTGTCCTaccaacatttattttcacaatgaCTGTTTCATGCAGGTAAAGTTCCAAGCTAGAGAAGGCTGCAATTCTTATGCCATGATTtggtgatttttattatttattattttaaaagctaaacTGCCTATTTGGAGATAGTTTGGAGATAATCTATATAAATAttctattacttttttcttttaagaataaTTTACTCTTCTTTGGTAGTTTCACCACAAGTTCTGGTTATGCTTGCACATTTCTGAAGCTTTTGTAATTCCACAGAGGTTTCTCATTCAATTTTCGATAGAGCTATGCTTAGCATAGAACCCAAATCAGATACTGAGCAGTACTTTAAATGTCTTTGCATTCCCTTTCCCTGATCCTAGGTGCTGATTTGACTTACGTTGACAGTAGCAGGTTGCTAGCAGTAGTAATCTCCAGAAAAGTACATCATGCAGAAGAAGGAGTCAAAACCAAgaaggcagagcagctgctttACAAGAGTGTTTTCCTATCAAGCTTTTTATAGTGGATTCTTGGAGGGTGATGCAGGTTAGAATGTATTGGATAGTGATCATCCCGTGTAATAAAAGTGGagcaagataaaaaagaaatgaacaaaatacCCTGTTTGCCTACAGATGACTCCAATAACAAATGTGAAGGGATGGAAGCATTTAGAAAAGCAAATATGGGttaattctgtatttctatttttctagaaCAGCATGACCTAGGTAGGGAGCTAGTAGAAGAACTGTATTGAAGGAGAAGTTGTACCATTTTTGGGAGTACTATGACTTAATATGTTATTTTTTGGCATTCAAAATTTTGTATTAGTTATGTAAGCTGTCAATCATTTGTAGATacatatttccttctttttctaaaGGATCTCAAACGTCTGAGCATGAGCTCTTCTTGGACCCCAAGATATTTGAGAAAGGTCAGTTGGATTTTTTTGTAAAAGGACTTTGATCCTGCTGTAGCTTCTCTTCAAACTCTTCTTTTTGCCTGTCCTTTCTTACAGCATGTGGTTTATCTGATCACTCTCATTTACAGACCAAGGTAGCACTTACAGTGGAGATCTAGAATCAGAAGCAGTGTCCACTCCACACAGCTGGGAGGATGAGTTAAATCACTATGCCTTACGATCAAATGCCCTCCCGGAACCAGATCCAGAAGTGAAGCAGTTCTCCAAAGGTGATGTGGAACAGGACCTGGAGGCAGATTTTCCATCAGGTCTGtataatataaagaaaaatgcatcagTGTATAAAAGTACACACAACTTTCTGAGTAAGCATTGTGGCAGTGGTCTGTTTCTGAAGGgtgtatttttcatttagtaAAACTGGGTATTTGAAGCAGCAGTAATATATCAGCTCTCCTAAAAgttactgtgatttttaaatattgctggtatttttaaagacagcatTCTACAGAACCACTGACAGGATTAGCAGGTAGTCTTGCTTGACTTCTTTGAATTATCACTTCTGTGTCCCTGGGTATAATCCATATTAGTGGTGCAGAAGAATATAAGTTTGCCTGAATAAGTACATCCACTACTTGGGGGAGgacttctttcctcttctgaaaATTTCTTTATACAGAAAGTAGGTTTGTTGCctaaaaaaagcattattttgaaTATGTAATTGGCATCTTTAGGATATTCAGTAGTATTTAAGTGACACTTCTACTTGGGCATGTTAAATCATACAATTAAATTCTTAATGGTGTTGATTTGACTTCAGACTCATTTGACCCTCTCAGTAAAGGACTGGGTTTGCAGTCACGTTCACGAGCAAGACGGAGACACAGAGATGGCTTCCCACAGCCAAAAAGACGGGTAAGAAAGTACTTGTGGAACATTAGTTCCTTGCATTTAAAGTAATAACATTATGTGCATGCTTATTCTCAGGAGTAAAAAATATGCTCTAGGGTGAAAATGAGAATTCAGTTTAACTGCTGTATatttttttgtcctgttttgCTACATTAtacaatgttttcttttcttctctacaATTAGgtagaataaatgtttttttgtttttctttttggtgcaGAACATTTAAAGAATGTTTATCGTTTCAGCAACtgcaaaatacttgtttttaagGAGTGTAATAATCTACAGCAAAGAAGTAATTTTTCTTGTGTAGCGGAATGTATTTCTGTGCATATTTATCACAGTGAGAATTACTATAATTTGTTGCACCTTTTCTGTACAGTGTTGCTAATGCTTGTccagatattaaaaaatacatatatatacctTCTGCTTCTGTCAGCAGGATTTTGTTATGTCAGTGCACTGCTTTTTTTTATGTGATACCAAATTAAGCGTCCGTAGATGAAATACTTAATgagcttttatttgctttgctttgtttgtttttccgtAGGGACGGAAGAAGTCTGTAGTTTCTGTAGAGCCCCGCAATCTGATGCAGGGCTCCTACCCAGGTTGCTCTGTTTCTGGGATGACCCTAAAGTACATGTATGGGGTAAATGCCTGGAAGAACTGGGTCCAATGGAAAAATGCACAGGAGGAACAAGGGGACCTGAAGTTTTCAGGTAAACTTCTTCTCCATCTGTGGAAACAGCAATAATTAGTTGAACAGCTCCTGGTATCACATGTTTCTCAAGAAAAAATTAGGATTAGTTAGCGAGTTTTAAAATGACCATGAGTGGAGAAAAGATTTTACATCATATCATGTTATGTCTGCCTTTTCACGTGCTTAAAAATCTCAGCTATTAAATTCTAAATTGCTCTGTTTCCACTTAAAAAAGGCTTTAAAGTATCAGATTTCTTTTCAACATTATAAATGCTAGCCTTTCAACCTGCCCTTTCTGTTCATTTGCATGCAGATATTCTTCATTTCTAGAACAGATGTTTTATGCAGCTGCTAAGCCTTTACTGATCTATTACCAGGCCATAGTTCTAAGCTGACTACACTAACCTGGCCCCATCTTTTTCATCTGTACCTAACGCATTCACTAAGTATTTGTCAGCGTaactgtttgctttaaaaaaccGTATGCCAGGCTTAAAGTCTAATACTTTATTTCCAGGTTTGCAGATGGAAACAAACCTTCCAGAGGTGTACCCATTCTTGCACGCTGCCTACAAATAACTTTAGAAGGGATTAATTGTTTCTAGTGTCTCAAAGGGATTATAGCTAATACCGACAATATAGATGtcacttttgtttgttcttctaattatggattttttatttatttatttatttttacacaagTGCAGCAGTCCTGGGGTTTGGCATTTTCTAACTCCCCTTTTCCCTGGTCTCAGATGTCTTGCATGTTTGCACTGAGAGGTTTGTGGGCAAGTTTTCAGAGTACAGCAGAGAATTTGAGTTAGGATTATAACTGAGCTTTCTGGGGACAGTTTGGAAGAGAGCAAATAATATTCAATACTCCTGCAATGTAAAGAACAAAGCGTGGCAAAGCTTAT
This sequence is a window from Anas platyrhynchos isolate ZD024472 breed Pekin duck chromosome 24, IASCAAS_PekinDuck_T2T, whole genome shotgun sequence. Protein-coding genes within it:
- the LOC101796704 gene encoding zinc finger MYM-type protein 4 isoform X2 — its product is MAEAKEEGPGPCTRFEDKSDAVFDITEKCGEILDAEMSEDTDHNLTTALDNVSYGIQNRTGSENSLLDDDDDDDYFLNSGDLAGIPVVGSDNEDDQNFTPKDTLPSTIHAEDHLEEGKRVTEHELDSEKDIQIQNAIQKDLTSPFEQGPVFKSMRKDFSITRDNGKETFSTKDKNREGHFQEREKRLEKIPKDMDSRLKSSFLDKAVHNQVEETLRTQLAPQTPETNFRESSYLFSSKESIGQELGNSFAPNIRIKEEPLDDEYDKAMAPQQGLLDKIKDEPDNSEEYGQQPKTQEGELKISAVFSVSGSPLAPQLSSGFQPAVASSGMSKMLPSVPTTAVRVSCSGCKKILQKGQTAYQRKGSTQLFCSTLCLTGYTVPASRPPASTKKTCSSCSKDILNPKDVITAQFDSTNSSKDFCSQSCLSTYELKRKPVVTIHTNSISTKCSMCQKNAVIRHEVNYQNVVHKLCSDACFSKFRSANNLTMNCCENCGGYCYSGSGQCHMLQIEGQSKKFCSSTCVTAYKQSAKITPCTLCKSLRSSAEMIESTNNLGKTELFCSINCLSAYRVKMVTSAGVQVQCNSCKTSANPQYHLAMSDGSIRNFCSYSCVVAFQNLFNKPAGMNSSVVPLSQGQVIVSIPSGATVSAGGTTSTVSPSSVSSSAAAGLQRLAAQSQQVTFARTVVKLRCQHCNRLFATKPELLDYKGKMFQFCGKTCCDEYKKRSSVIALCEYCRIEKIIKETVRFSGIDKTFCSEGCKLLYKHDLGKRWGTHCKMCSYCLQTSPKLVQNHFGGKMEDFCSEECMSKFTVLFYQMAKCDGCKRQGKLSESMKWQGEIKHFCNLLCILMFCNQQNASDPPPPNNTANLSMAPASSSGPPSLRKDSTPVIANVVSLASTPAAQPTVNSNNVLQGAVPTVTAKIIGDASTQTDALKLPSSQPPRLLKNKALLCKPITQTKATSCKPHTQNKECQTEEEEEVQPQIIVVPVPVPVFVPVPLHLYTQYTPVPLGMPVPVPVPMLFPTTLDNADKIIETIQDIKDKIPTNPFEADLLQMAEMIAEDEEKEKTHSHGGSQTSEHELFLDPKIFEKDQGSTYSGDLESEAVSTPHSWEDELNHYALRSNALPEPDPEVKQFSKGDVEQDLEADFPSDSFDPLSKGLGLQSRSRARRRHRDGFPQPKRRGRKKSVVSVEPRNLMQGSYPGCSVSGMTLKYMYGVNAWKNWVQWKNAQEEQGDLKFSVRPVKVKEDILSCTFAELSFGLCQFIQEVRRPNGEKYDPDSILYLCLGIQQYLFENGRIDNIFTEPYSRFMIELTKLLKIWEPTILPNGYMFSRIEEEHLWECKQLGAYSPIVLLNTLLFFNTKYFQLKNVSEHLKLSFAHVMRRTRTLKYNTKMTYLRFFPPFQKQEVESDKLSVGKRKRNEDEEVSTAVEMAENTDNPLRCPVRLYEFYLSKCSESVKQRSDVFYLQPERSCVPNSPMWYSTLPIDPGTLDIMLTRILMVREVHEELAKVKSEDSDIELSD